Proteins encoded in a region of the Elaeis guineensis isolate ETL-2024a chromosome 7, EG11, whole genome shotgun sequence genome:
- the LOC105049168 gene encoding xylan glycosyltransferase MUCI21-like gives MDLLPQGIKGSKTQMAYNHKKVRQSLLQSFFLSLFVAFNVFLCYQLLFTTSFFHLPFFCKQDIKINNPKHNLSQTPCSSLTNNTICCDRTNYHSDICFMIGDVRTHSPSSSIFLYSSSNDTNLIPQEEKIKPYTRKWEGPIMVHIDELHLRTIHSPNASLPCDVHHNVPALFFSAGGYTGNVFHAFNNGLLPLYITSHHLQRQLVLVVLQYRHWWFTKYQEILAQLSEYTPIDFSNDSRIHCFPSAIVGLHFHGTLAVNPTELSDNKSITDFHCMLDKAYKSKVEQIPSQNLKERSSKPPKLVIVSRDGTRVIENEAKVSHLAEEIGFDVEVLKPGNMMAMERIYRSLSSCDVMMGVHGAALTHFLFMRPGSSMFIQIVPLGIEQLAWSCFGEAAIRMGLRYEEYRILPRESSLYWMYGGDDPVVKDPNGTKAKGWEMTKEVYLEGQNVTLDLGRLKKTLVGALQYVVSKRRY, from the coding sequence ATGGATCTTCTTCCTCAAGGAATCAAAGGATCAAAAACACAGATGGCATATAACCACAAAAAGGTCAGGCAAAGCCTCCTCCAATCCTTCTTCCTCTCATTGTTTGTTGCTTTTAACGTATTCTTATGCTATCAATTGCTTTTCACCACCTCCTTTTTTCATTTACCCTTCTTCTGTAAGCAAGACATAAAAATCAACAACCCAAAACATAATCTTAGCCAAACCCCTTGCTCCTCCCTCACCAACAACACCATCTGCTGTGACCGAACCAACTACCACAGCGATATCTGCTTCatgataggggatgtaagaactCACTCCCCCTCTTCTTCCATTTTCCTTTACTCCTCTTCCAATGATACCAATCTCATCCCACAAGAGGAAAAGATCAAACCCTACACACGTAAATGGGAGGGACCCATCATGGTCCATATCGATGAGCTCCACCTTCGCACCATCCACTCTCCCAATGCTTCCCTCCCTTGTGATGTCCATCACAACGTCCCAGCTCTCTTCTTTTCTGCAGGTGGGTACACAGGCAACGTATTCCACGCATTTAACAATGGCCTTCTGCCCCTCTACATCACCTCCCACCACCTCCAACGTCAACTGGTCCTCGTCGTCCTCCAGTATCGCCATTGGTGGTTCACCAAGTACCAAGAGATCCTTGCTCAGCTCTCAGAATATACTCCCATAGATTTCTCCAACGACTCGAGGATCCACTGCTTTCCAAGTGCCATCGTCGGCCTCCACTTCCATGGGACCCTTGCGGTCAACCCTACTGAACTATCTGACAACAAATCTATCACAGACTTCCATTGCATGCTCGACAAGGCCTATAAGTCCAAAGTAGAACAGATCCCTTCGCAGAATCTTAAAGAGAGAAGTAGTAAGCCTCCGAAATTGGTGATTGTGTCTCGGGATGGGACGAGGGTGATAGAAAACGAGGCGAAGGTGTCGCATTTGGCGGAGGAAATCGGGTTTGATGTGGAGGTATTGAAGCCAGGGAACATGATGGCGATGGAGAGGATCTACCGATCACTGAGTTCATGTGATGTGATGATGGGGGTTCATGGAGCTGCGCTCACTCACTTCTTGTTCATGAGGCCCGGGTCGTCGATGTTTATCCAGATCGTACCGCTTGGAATCGAGCAGTTGGCATGGAGTTGCTTCGGAGAGGCAGCGATAAGGATGGGACTCAGATATGAAGAATATAGAATTCTCCCAAGGGAGAGCTCACTCTACTGGATGTATGGAGGGGACGACCCAGTGGTGAAAGATCCAAATGGTACGAAGGCCAAAGGATGGGAGATGACTAAAGAGGTGTATCTTGAAGGGCAAAATGTAACGTTAGATCTTGGCCGCCTAAAAAAGACCTTGGTGGGAGCCCTCCAATATGTGGTTTCAAAGAGAAGGTATTAG